A genomic region of Strigops habroptila isolate Jane chromosome 20, bStrHab1.2.pri, whole genome shotgun sequence contains the following coding sequences:
- the NR2C2AP gene encoding nuclear receptor 2C2-associated protein isoform X3, with translation MLLRDPRCCPECPQCCLGVPSASHGSLLLLRGPQCCPDASNAARYPQHCLEVPNATKGVPSAAQDVPNADQGSPVLLGVPIFVPRCLSAGSNARGAPDLLRHGHTGELRAQPGCEAVWEEAHVRCERGDMLELRPGCREGEELERISTLYPEDSNAMQRFQVEETVLDKLKITFENSTDFFGRIVVYHLGVLGERL, from the exons ATGCTGCTTAGGGATCCCCGGTGCTGCCCGGAGTGTCCCCAGTGTTGCTTGGGGGTTCCCAGTGCTTCCCATGGGTCTCTATTGCTTCTCAGGggtccccagtgctgcccagaTGCCTCTAATGCTGCTAGGtatccccagcactgcctggagGTCCCCAATGCTACTAAGGGGgtccccagtgctgctcaggATGTCCCCAATGCTGACCAGGggtccccagtgctgctgggggtCCCCATTTTCGTCCCTCGCTGtctctctgcaggcagcaatGCCCGTGGAGCCCCTGATCTGCTCCGACACGGCCACACG GGTGAGCTCCGTGCTCAACCGGGATGTGAAGCAGTTTGGGAAGAAGCACATGTTCGATGCGAGCGAGGAGACATGTTGGAACTCAGACCAG GGTGCAGAGAAGGCGAAGAACTGGAGCGAATCTCCACCCTGTACCCCGAGGACAGCAACGCCATGCAG AGGTTCCAGGTGGAGGAGACGGTGCTGGATAAGCTGAAGATCACGTTTGAGAACAGCACTGACTTCTTTGGGAGGATCGTGGTGTACCACCTCGGCGTGCTGGGGGAGAGGCTCTAG
- the NR2C2AP gene encoding nuclear receptor 2C2-associated protein isoform X1, which translates to MGLYCFSGVPSAAQMPLMLLGIPSTAWRSPMLLRGSPVLLRMSPMLTRGPQCCWGSPFSSLAVSLQAAMPVEPLICSDTATRVSSVLNRDVKQFGKKHMFDASEETCWNSDQSPWCHSCPQGTCQWVILDFPRCVKISQLHIQFQGGFSSRLCTLEGCREGEELERISTLYPEDSNAMQRFQVEETVLDKLKITFENSTDFFGRIVVYHLGVLGERL; encoded by the exons ATGGGTCTCTATTGCTTCTCAGGggtccccagtgctgcccagaTGCCTCTAATGCTGCTAGGtatccccagcactgcctggagGTCCCCAATGCTACTAAGGGGgtccccagtgctgctcaggATGTCCCCAATGCTGACCAGGggtccccagtgctgctgggggtCCCCATTTTCGTCCCTCGCTGtctctctgcaggcagcaatGCCCGTGGAGCCCCTGATCTGCTCCGACACGGCCACACG GGTGAGCTCCGTGCTCAACCGGGATGTGAAGCAGTTTGGGAAGAAGCACATGTTCGATGCGAGCGAGGAGACATGTTGGAACTCAGACCAG AGCCCCTGGTGTCATTCCTGCCCTCAGGGTACATGCCAGTGGGTCATTCTGGATTTCCCCCGCTGTGTCAAGATCTCGCAGCTTCACATCCAGTTCCAGGGGGGATTCTCCAGCCGGCTGTGCACACTGGAAG GGTGCAGAGAAGGCGAAGAACTGGAGCGAATCTCCACCCTGTACCCCGAGGACAGCAACGCCATGCAG AGGTTCCAGGTGGAGGAGACGGTGCTGGATAAGCTGAAGATCACGTTTGAGAACAGCACTGACTTCTTTGGGAGGATCGTGGTGTACCACCTCGGCGTGCTGGGGGAGAGGCTCTAG
- the NR2C2AP gene encoding nuclear receptor 2C2-associated protein isoform X2, producing the protein MGLYCFSGVPSAAQMPLMLLGIPSTAWRSPMLLRGSPVLLRMSPMLTRGPQCCWGSPFSSLAVSLQAAMPVEPLICSDTATRVSSVLNRDVKQFGKKHMFDASEETCWNSDQGTCQWVILDFPRCVKISQLHIQFQGGFSSRLCTLEGCREGEELERISTLYPEDSNAMQRFQVEETVLDKLKITFENSTDFFGRIVVYHLGVLGERL; encoded by the exons ATGGGTCTCTATTGCTTCTCAGGggtccccagtgctgcccagaTGCCTCTAATGCTGCTAGGtatccccagcactgcctggagGTCCCCAATGCTACTAAGGGGgtccccagtgctgctcaggATGTCCCCAATGCTGACCAGGggtccccagtgctgctgggggtCCCCATTTTCGTCCCTCGCTGtctctctgcaggcagcaatGCCCGTGGAGCCCCTGATCTGCTCCGACACGGCCACACG GGTGAGCTCCGTGCTCAACCGGGATGTGAAGCAGTTTGGGAAGAAGCACATGTTCGATGCGAGCGAGGAGACATGTTGGAACTCAGACCAG GGTACATGCCAGTGGGTCATTCTGGATTTCCCCCGCTGTGTCAAGATCTCGCAGCTTCACATCCAGTTCCAGGGGGGATTCTCCAGCCGGCTGTGCACACTGGAAG GGTGCAGAGAAGGCGAAGAACTGGAGCGAATCTCCACCCTGTACCCCGAGGACAGCAACGCCATGCAG AGGTTCCAGGTGGAGGAGACGGTGCTGGATAAGCTGAAGATCACGTTTGAGAACAGCACTGACTTCTTTGGGAGGATCGTGGTGTACCACCTCGGCGTGCTGGGGGAGAGGCTCTAG
- the RFXANK gene encoding DNA-binding protein RFXANK isoform X1, which produces MEGEGAAARPVKTPPNAGAAQELSKGGENGAEGAAGAEELGASRDTGDSGVPPARLRPDHDMARLGHGDGGADALTKPSMDRQQSTELSGLDSFPLKHSNTLTNRQRGNEISALPATLDTLSIHQLAAQGELSQLKEHLRKGENLVNKPDERGFTPLIWAAAFGEIETVRHLLEWGADPHALAKERESALSLASMGGYTDIVTMLLERNVDINIYDWNGGTPLLYAVRGNHVKCVEALLARGADLTEEADSGYTPMDLAVALGHKKGYGKPHPQAISEQGAGMTQLLPLQLQHFSCPAKGSPLGTPWPHPAVLEWAVA; this is translated from the exons ATGGAAGGTGAAGGAGCAGCGGCTCGTCCCGTGAAGACCCCCCCGAACGCCGGGGCTGCGCAGGAGCTCTCGAAAGGGGGTGAGAATGGAGCCGAGGGAGCAGCAGGCGCAGAGGAGCTGGGTGCGAGCAGGGACACGGGGGACAGCGGTGTCCCCCCGGCGCGTCTGCGGCCGGACCACGACATGGCACGCTTGGGCCATGGGGATG GTGGAGCAGATGCTCTCACGAAGCCCTCGATGGACAGGCAGCAGAGCACCGAGCTCTCAGGCCTTGACA GTTTCCCCTTGAAGCACTCGAACACGCTGACGAACAGGCAGCGAGGGAACGAGATCTCAGCCCTCCCAGCCACACTGGACA CACTGTCCATTCACCAGCTCGCTGCCCAGGGAGAGCTCAGCCAGCTCAAAGAGCACCTTCGGAAAG GCGAGAACTTGGTCAATAAACCTGATGAGAGAGGTTTCACGCCGCTGATCTGGGCTGCAGCCTTTGGAGAGATTGAAACGGTCCGGCACCTGCTGGAATGG GGTGCTGACCCCCATGCACTGGCGAAGGAGCGGGAGAGCGCCCTGTCCCTGGCCAGCATGGGTGGCTACACTGACATCGTCACCATGCTGCTCGAGAGGAACGTGGACATCAACATCTATGACTGG aaCGGTGGCACTCCTCTGCTCTACGCCGTGCGTGGCAATCACGTCAAGTGTGTCGAGGCCCTACTAG CTCGCGGCGCTGACCTGACAGAAGAGGCAGATTCTGGCTACACCCCGATGGATCTGGCTGTGGCCCTGGGACACAAGAAAG GTTATGGAAAACCACATCCTCAAGCTATTTCAGAACAAGGAGCTGGAATGACACAGCTGCTCCcgctgcagctgcagcatttcTCCTGCCCAGCAAAGGGCTCTCCTCTGGGAACACCATGGCCTCACCCAGCCGTTCTGGAATGGGCAGTGGCGTGA
- the RFXANK gene encoding DNA-binding protein RFXANK isoform X2 — protein sequence MEGEGAAARPVKTPPNAGAAQELSKGGENGAEGAAGAEELGASRDTGDSGVPPARLRPDHDMARLGHGDGFPLKHSNTLTNRQRGNEISALPATLDTLSIHQLAAQGELSQLKEHLRKGENLVNKPDERGFTPLIWAAAFGEIETVRHLLEWGADPHALAKERESALSLASMGGYTDIVTMLLERNVDINIYDWNGGTPLLYAVRGNHVKCVEALLARGADLTEEADSGYTPMDLAVALGHKKGYGKPHPQAISEQGAGMTQLLPLQLQHFSCPAKGSPLGTPWPHPAVLEWAVA from the exons ATGGAAGGTGAAGGAGCAGCGGCTCGTCCCGTGAAGACCCCCCCGAACGCCGGGGCTGCGCAGGAGCTCTCGAAAGGGGGTGAGAATGGAGCCGAGGGAGCAGCAGGCGCAGAGGAGCTGGGTGCGAGCAGGGACACGGGGGACAGCGGTGTCCCCCCGGCGCGTCTGCGGCCGGACCACGACATGGCACGCTTGGGCCATGGGGATG GTTTCCCCTTGAAGCACTCGAACACGCTGACGAACAGGCAGCGAGGGAACGAGATCTCAGCCCTCCCAGCCACACTGGACA CACTGTCCATTCACCAGCTCGCTGCCCAGGGAGAGCTCAGCCAGCTCAAAGAGCACCTTCGGAAAG GCGAGAACTTGGTCAATAAACCTGATGAGAGAGGTTTCACGCCGCTGATCTGGGCTGCAGCCTTTGGAGAGATTGAAACGGTCCGGCACCTGCTGGAATGG GGTGCTGACCCCCATGCACTGGCGAAGGAGCGGGAGAGCGCCCTGTCCCTGGCCAGCATGGGTGGCTACACTGACATCGTCACCATGCTGCTCGAGAGGAACGTGGACATCAACATCTATGACTGG aaCGGTGGCACTCCTCTGCTCTACGCCGTGCGTGGCAATCACGTCAAGTGTGTCGAGGCCCTACTAG CTCGCGGCGCTGACCTGACAGAAGAGGCAGATTCTGGCTACACCCCGATGGATCTGGCTGTGGCCCTGGGACACAAGAAAG GTTATGGAAAACCACATCCTCAAGCTATTTCAGAACAAGGAGCTGGAATGACACAGCTGCTCCcgctgcagctgcagcatttcTCCTGCCCAGCAAAGGGCTCTCCTCTGGGAACACCATGGCCTCACCCAGCCGTTCTGGAATGGGCAGTGGCGTGA
- the RFXANK gene encoding DNA-binding protein RFXANK isoform X3: protein MEGEGAAARPVKTPPNAGAAQELSKGGENGAEGAAGAEELGASRDTGDSGVPPARLRPDHDMARLGHGDGGADALTKPSMDRQQSTELSGLDSFPLKHSNTLTNRQRGNEISALPATLDTLSIHQLAAQGELSQLKEHLRKGENLVNKPDERGFTPLIWAAAFGEIETVRHLLEWGADPHALAKERESALSLASMGGYTDIVTMLLERNVDINIYDWNGGTPLLYAVRGNHVKCVEALLARGADLTEEADSGYTPMDLAVALGHKKVQQVMENHILKLFQNKELE from the exons ATGGAAGGTGAAGGAGCAGCGGCTCGTCCCGTGAAGACCCCCCCGAACGCCGGGGCTGCGCAGGAGCTCTCGAAAGGGGGTGAGAATGGAGCCGAGGGAGCAGCAGGCGCAGAGGAGCTGGGTGCGAGCAGGGACACGGGGGACAGCGGTGTCCCCCCGGCGCGTCTGCGGCCGGACCACGACATGGCACGCTTGGGCCATGGGGATG GTGGAGCAGATGCTCTCACGAAGCCCTCGATGGACAGGCAGCAGAGCACCGAGCTCTCAGGCCTTGACA GTTTCCCCTTGAAGCACTCGAACACGCTGACGAACAGGCAGCGAGGGAACGAGATCTCAGCCCTCCCAGCCACACTGGACA CACTGTCCATTCACCAGCTCGCTGCCCAGGGAGAGCTCAGCCAGCTCAAAGAGCACCTTCGGAAAG GCGAGAACTTGGTCAATAAACCTGATGAGAGAGGTTTCACGCCGCTGATCTGGGCTGCAGCCTTTGGAGAGATTGAAACGGTCCGGCACCTGCTGGAATGG GGTGCTGACCCCCATGCACTGGCGAAGGAGCGGGAGAGCGCCCTGTCCCTGGCCAGCATGGGTGGCTACACTGACATCGTCACCATGCTGCTCGAGAGGAACGTGGACATCAACATCTATGACTGG aaCGGTGGCACTCCTCTGCTCTACGCCGTGCGTGGCAATCACGTCAAGTGTGTCGAGGCCCTACTAG CTCGCGGCGCTGACCTGACAGAAGAGGCAGATTCTGGCTACACCCCGATGGATCTGGCTGTGGCCCTGGGACACAAGAAAG TCCAACAGGTTATGGAAAACCACATCCTCAAGCTATTTCAGAACAAGGAGCTGGAATGA
- the RFXANK gene encoding DNA-binding protein RFXANK isoform X4, which yields MEGEGAAARPVKTPPNAGAAQELSKGGENGAEGAAGAEELGASRDTGDSGVPPARLRPDHDMARLGHGDGFPLKHSNTLTNRQRGNEISALPATLDTLSIHQLAAQGELSQLKEHLRKGENLVNKPDERGFTPLIWAAAFGEIETVRHLLEWGADPHALAKERESALSLASMGGYTDIVTMLLERNVDINIYDWNGGTPLLYAVRGNHVKCVEALLARGADLTEEADSGYTPMDLAVALGHKKVQQVMENHILKLFQNKELE from the exons ATGGAAGGTGAAGGAGCAGCGGCTCGTCCCGTGAAGACCCCCCCGAACGCCGGGGCTGCGCAGGAGCTCTCGAAAGGGGGTGAGAATGGAGCCGAGGGAGCAGCAGGCGCAGAGGAGCTGGGTGCGAGCAGGGACACGGGGGACAGCGGTGTCCCCCCGGCGCGTCTGCGGCCGGACCACGACATGGCACGCTTGGGCCATGGGGATG GTTTCCCCTTGAAGCACTCGAACACGCTGACGAACAGGCAGCGAGGGAACGAGATCTCAGCCCTCCCAGCCACACTGGACA CACTGTCCATTCACCAGCTCGCTGCCCAGGGAGAGCTCAGCCAGCTCAAAGAGCACCTTCGGAAAG GCGAGAACTTGGTCAATAAACCTGATGAGAGAGGTTTCACGCCGCTGATCTGGGCTGCAGCCTTTGGAGAGATTGAAACGGTCCGGCACCTGCTGGAATGG GGTGCTGACCCCCATGCACTGGCGAAGGAGCGGGAGAGCGCCCTGTCCCTGGCCAGCATGGGTGGCTACACTGACATCGTCACCATGCTGCTCGAGAGGAACGTGGACATCAACATCTATGACTGG aaCGGTGGCACTCCTCTGCTCTACGCCGTGCGTGGCAATCACGTCAAGTGTGTCGAGGCCCTACTAG CTCGCGGCGCTGACCTGACAGAAGAGGCAGATTCTGGCTACACCCCGATGGATCTGGCTGTGGCCCTGGGACACAAGAAAG TCCAACAGGTTATGGAAAACCACATCCTCAAGCTATTTCAGAACAAGGAGCTGGAATGA
- the BORCS8 gene encoding BLOC-1-related complex subunit 8 isoform X1, with product MEEPEMQLKVKKVTDKFTESMYVLANEPSVALYRLQEHVRRSLPELAQHKSDMQSWEEQSQGAIYTVEYACSAIKNMTDSTVYFKSIDSLLKHAIAMKEQLNAAQGRSTVAPQAKNPPASS from the exons atGGAGGAGCCGGAGATGCAGCTGAAGGTGAAGAAAG TCACGGACAAGTTCACGGAGAGCATGTACGTGTTGGCCAACGAGCCCTCGGTGGCGCTGTACCGGCTGCAGGAGCACGTGCGCAGGTCCCTCCCTGAGCTCGCCCAGCACAAG TCCGacatgcagagctgggaggagcAGAGCCAAGGAGCCATCTACACAGTGGAGTATGCCTGCAG TGCCATAAAGAACATGACTGACAGCACCGTGTACTTCAAGAGCATTGACAGTCTGCTCAAACACGCCATAGCCATGAAGGAGCAGCTGAACGCTGCCCAGGGCCGCAG CACTGTTGCCCCACAAGCCAAGAATCCTCCAGCCAGTTCCTGA
- the BORCS8 gene encoding BLOC-1-related complex subunit 8 isoform X2: MYVLANEPSVALYRLQEHVRRSLPELAQHKSDMQSWEEQSQGAIYTVEYACSAIKNMTDSTVYFKSIDSLLKHAIAMKEQLNAAQGRSTVAPQAKNPPASS, encoded by the exons ATGTACGTGTTGGCCAACGAGCCCTCGGTGGCGCTGTACCGGCTGCAGGAGCACGTGCGCAGGTCCCTCCCTGAGCTCGCCCAGCACAAG TCCGacatgcagagctgggaggagcAGAGCCAAGGAGCCATCTACACAGTGGAGTATGCCTGCAG TGCCATAAAGAACATGACTGACAGCACCGTGTACTTCAAGAGCATTGACAGTCTGCTCAAACACGCCATAGCCATGAAGGAGCAGCTGAACGCTGCCCAGGGCCGCAG CACTGTTGCCCCACAAGCCAAGAATCCTCCAGCCAGTTCCTGA